A genomic region of Christiangramia sp. OXR-203 contains the following coding sequences:
- a CDS encoding SDR family oxidoreductase, with protein sequence MSKIVITGTSRGIGFEMVKIFAEQGHEVLALSRNDEPVKNLSLDQVNGLAFDITSISEIESVGKWIAENWDSNVDILINNAGALLNKPFAESTMEDFSEVYKVNVIGLAELTRQLLPFMSAGGHVLNVSSMGGIQGSIKFPGLAAYSSSKGAIITLTELLAEEYKENGPAFNVLALGAVQTEMLEEAFPGYEAPVSAEKMAKYIADFSQNGQQFYNGKILQVSNSTP encoded by the coding sequence ATGAGTAAAATTGTGATTACCGGAACCAGTCGTGGAATTGGATTTGAAATGGTAAAGATCTTTGCAGAACAGGGTCACGAAGTTCTGGCACTTTCCAGAAATGATGAACCAGTCAAAAATCTAAGCCTTGATCAGGTGAATGGGCTCGCATTCGATATTACCAGTATTTCTGAAATTGAAAGTGTTGGTAAATGGATCGCTGAAAACTGGGACTCAAATGTTGATATTCTAATAAATAATGCAGGAGCACTTTTAAATAAACCTTTTGCTGAATCTACTATGGAAGATTTTTCAGAAGTATACAAAGTGAATGTGATAGGTTTGGCAGAGCTTACCCGCCAGTTATTACCATTTATGAGTGCTGGAGGTCATGTCTTGAATGTAAGTAGTATGGGCGGAATACAGGGAAGTATCAAGTTTCCGGGACTTGCTGCCTATAGTTCTAGTAAAGGTGCAATTATTACGCTTACAGAGTTACTTGCTGAAGAATACAAAGAGAATGGTCCGGCCTTTAACGTTCTTGCACTGGGTGCTGTTCAAACTGAAATGCTTGAAGAAGCTTTTCCTGGTTACGAGGCACCGGTTTCTGCTGAAAAAATGGCGAAGTATATAGCCGATTTTAGTCAGAATGGTCAGCAGTTTTATAATGGTAAAATTTTGCAGGTTTCTAATAGTACTCCATAA
- a CDS encoding SprT-like domain-containing protein, protein MREILSKYLPAKAVEPISEMIRLHSVHLKIVNERVTRHGDYRRMPDGSQQITINSNLNKYRFLITTVHEIAHLVAFEKYGRSIKPHGQEWKHCFRSLMLPFIRPEVFPGSLLPVIANHFRNPKASSDTDAHLSVALKSYDPENDKNYVFEIPSGSIFRIHNGKTFKKGARKVKRFECLEIDTGRIYLFQPNAEVQLLKV, encoded by the coding sequence ATGCGAGAAATTCTTTCAAAATATCTTCCGGCTAAGGCTGTAGAACCTATCTCTGAAATGATCAGGTTACATTCGGTTCATTTGAAGATCGTAAACGAAAGAGTGACGAGACATGGTGATTACCGGAGAATGCCAGATGGCTCTCAACAAATCACCATCAATTCCAATTTGAATAAATATAGGTTTCTAATTACGACCGTGCACGAGATCGCGCACCTGGTAGCTTTCGAAAAATATGGAAGAAGTATTAAGCCACATGGGCAGGAATGGAAACATTGTTTTAGAAGTTTGATGTTGCCTTTTATCAGACCTGAGGTTTTTCCAGGTTCTTTATTGCCGGTGATAGCGAATCACTTCAGAAATCCTAAGGCATCCAGTGATACAGATGCGCATCTTTCCGTAGCATTAAAAAGTTATGATCCCGAGAATGATAAGAATTATGTCTTTGAGATCCCTTCCGGAAGTATTTTCAGAATTCATAATGGAAAAACTTTTAAGAAAGGGGCTAGAAAAGTAAAAAGATTTGAATGTCTGGAAATTGATACCGGACGCATATATTTGTTTCAGCCTAATGCTGAAGTACAACTGCTAAAAGTTTAA
- a CDS encoding mannose-1-phosphate guanylyltransferase, with translation MTGTKKDNYYAILMAGGVGSRFWPASKKSSPKQFLDILAVGETLFQTTFKRLSRLIPQENIYVLTNEDYVDVIKEQISSIHDDQIVAEPTMRNTAPSILLGSMKIYNKNPDASIVVAPSDHWIKEEADFITALEKAFLEVENSDKLITLGIQPNSPNTGYGYIEYDKDEKAEVKPVINFTEKPGEKKAQEFLDAGNYAWNAGIFIWRAETIIENFKTHLREMYDLFAKAEKLLNTKEEKQFIKENYHLAANISIDYGIMEKSDKVYMIPASFDWNDLGTWSSVQSELPKDEYGNTLIKARMLSENSHNNIISTESNKLVVVQGLDDYIIVEDKDVLMIIPKSNEQQIKEWRQNVMENYGDELG, from the coding sequence ATGACTGGAACCAAAAAAGACAATTATTACGCTATTCTTATGGCCGGTGGAGTCGGTTCCAGGTTCTGGCCTGCCAGCAAGAAATCTTCACCCAAGCAATTTCTGGACATACTCGCTGTAGGCGAAACTCTATTTCAAACCACTTTTAAAAGACTGTCGAGATTAATTCCGCAGGAAAACATCTACGTGCTAACCAACGAAGATTACGTAGATGTGATCAAGGAACAGATTAGTTCGATCCACGATGATCAGATCGTTGCAGAACCAACTATGAGAAATACTGCACCCAGCATTTTACTGGGATCCATGAAGATCTACAATAAAAATCCAGATGCCAGTATCGTGGTTGCTCCAAGTGACCATTGGATCAAGGAAGAAGCGGATTTTATTACAGCTTTAGAAAAGGCCTTTTTAGAGGTAGAAAATAGTGATAAACTTATTACACTTGGTATTCAGCCAAATAGCCCCAATACAGGTTATGGGTATATAGAGTATGATAAAGATGAAAAGGCTGAAGTAAAGCCGGTAATCAATTTTACTGAAAAACCAGGGGAGAAGAAAGCACAGGAGTTTTTGGATGCTGGGAACTACGCCTGGAATGCAGGTATTTTTATATGGCGAGCGGAGACGATCATTGAGAATTTTAAAACTCACTTACGTGAAATGTACGATCTGTTCGCGAAGGCCGAAAAACTCTTGAATACTAAGGAAGAAAAACAATTTATAAAGGAGAATTATCACCTGGCAGCTAATATTTCTATTGATTACGGCATCATGGAAAAGTCGGATAAAGTATATATGATCCCTGCTAGTTTTGACTGGAACGACCTGGGGACCTGGTCTTCTGTCCAGTCTGAACTTCCAAAAGATGAGTATGGGAATACCTTGATCAAAGCCAGGATGCTTTCAGAAAACTCTCATAACAACATAATTTCCACTGAAAGTAATAAATTGGTAGTGGTACAGGGACTTGACGACTACATTATCGTGGAGGATAAAGATGTCCTAATGATCATACCAAAATCTAACGAGCAGCAAATTAAGGAATGGCGACAGAATGTTATGGAGAATTACGGTGATGAATTAGGTTAA
- a CDS encoding DUF389 domain-containing protein, with amino-acid sequence MQEQQAPKEEPKDKLSENLSKDAKQIRSQARNFLSRLLDIRPDTDRESTVEAVQKDISFKGHNAWILIFSIFVASIGLNVSSTAVVIGAMLISPLMGPIVGIGMAVAINDVDTLRRSFVNLGIMVGLSVLTATVYFFISPVKNETPELVARTYPTILDVLVAIFGGLALIVAKTKRGTIASVILGVAIATALMPPLCTVGYGIANAKWEYALGALYLFSINAVFIALSTFVVAKLLGFPLVRYANSKRRKRIAQIASTIAIIVMIPSVVLFVKLLREQVYHSKAEEFIANNLRYNGAEIIKNTSDFKDREIDIYFIGNPVPNATIETWKSQMKEIEALAGAELIVHQGADQSQDMDMLSSQLRSGILEDLYVKNQEVMANKDKRIELLEKELSKYRGEKFSFTELSKEAKINYEDIEEIGYSNLITTNFQKTDTIPTFTVTWDNNLRGEKLKVQQDKFGQWMKVRLKLDTVAIKNVR; translated from the coding sequence ATGCAGGAACAGCAAGCTCCCAAAGAAGAACCGAAAGATAAGCTTTCGGAAAATCTCAGTAAAGACGCAAAGCAGATAAGAAGCCAGGCGCGAAATTTCCTAAGCCGATTGCTGGATATACGTCCGGATACCGATAGAGAATCGACGGTAGAAGCCGTGCAGAAGGATATATCCTTTAAAGGTCATAATGCCTGGATCCTGATATTCTCCATTTTTGTAGCTTCTATTGGTTTGAATGTAAGCAGCACAGCAGTAGTAATAGGTGCCATGCTTATTTCTCCCTTAATGGGTCCTATTGTTGGAATTGGGATGGCCGTAGCCATTAACGATGTGGATACACTAAGACGTTCGTTCGTCAATCTTGGAATAATGGTAGGACTTAGTGTTTTAACTGCCACTGTTTACTTCTTTATCTCACCTGTAAAAAACGAAACACCAGAACTTGTAGCAAGAACATATCCCACCATACTGGATGTACTTGTAGCGATTTTTGGTGGACTTGCGTTAATAGTAGCGAAGACCAAAAGAGGAACTATCGCCAGTGTTATTCTTGGAGTTGCGATTGCTACGGCTTTAATGCCACCACTATGTACTGTAGGATATGGTATAGCCAATGCTAAATGGGAATATGCTCTTGGTGCGTTGTACTTATTTTCAATTAATGCCGTATTCATAGCTTTATCAACATTTGTAGTAGCCAAATTGCTTGGTTTTCCATTGGTACGTTATGCGAATAGCAAGCGAAGGAAAAGAATCGCGCAGATTGCTTCCACTATTGCCATTATCGTGATGATCCCAAGTGTTGTTCTATTCGTTAAGCTTCTAAGAGAGCAGGTTTACCATAGTAAGGCTGAAGAATTTATTGCAAACAACCTTCGATATAATGGAGCTGAGATTATAAAAAACACCAGTGATTTCAAGGATAGGGAAATTGATATTTATTTTATAGGGAATCCTGTTCCAAACGCAACGATAGAAACCTGGAAAAGCCAGATGAAGGAAATTGAAGCATTGGCAGGTGCTGAGCTAATAGTTCACCAAGGGGCGGATCAATCACAGGATATGGATATGCTGTCGAGTCAGCTAAGAAGTGGTATTCTTGAAGATCTTTATGTCAAGAATCAGGAAGTGATGGCGAACAAAGACAAAAGAATTGAGCTTCTTGAAAAAGAGTTGTCCAAGTATCGCGGAGAAAAATTCAGTTTTACTGAATTGAGTAAGGAAGCAAAGATCAATTATGAAGACATTGAAGAAATAGGATATTCTAATCTAATTACCACGAATTTCCAGAAGACTGATACTATCCCAACCTTTACTGTAACCTGGGATAATAATTTGCGTGGGGAAAAGCTAAAAGTTCAGCAAGATAAATTTGGCCAGTGGATGAAGGTGAGACTCAAATTAGATACAGTAGCGATTAAGAATGTTCGCTGA